In a genomic window of Gossypium arboreum isolate Shixiya-1 chromosome 9, ASM2569848v2, whole genome shotgun sequence:
- the LOC108454405 gene encoding protein DETOXIFICATION 42, producing the protein MMTEEDDLYPSSVKMRYPIFIFFKDVRHAFKLDELGSEIAQIALPAALALTADPIASLVDTAFIGQIGAVELAAVGVSIALFNQVSRIAIFPLVSVTTSFVAEEDTIGRVSSEAQESDYVETGSCVDTESNELIPQKECIEGTYQPKTLGSSFDVVKIEPERRHIPSASSALVIGGILGLLQALFLISGAKPLLNFMGISSDSPMLNPAQQYLTLRSLGAPAVLLSLAMQGVFRGFKDTKTPLYATVAGDVANIILDPIFMFVFRLGVSGAAIAHVISQYLISVILLWKLMCQVDLLPPSLKHLHFGRFLKNGFLLLIRVMAVTFCITLSASMAARLGSTSMAAFQVCLQVWLATSLLADGLAVAGQAILASSFARKDYEKATATASRVLQLGLVLGLILAVILGGGLSFGAKLFTKDVDVLRLIGTGIPFVAATQPINSLAFVFDGVNFGASDFAYSAFSLVLVAIVSIICLCILSSTHGFIGLWISLTIYMSLRAFAGFWRIGTGTGPWKFLRG; encoded by the exons ATGATGACTGAAGAAGATGATCTATATCCATCTAGTGTTAAGATGAGATACCCCATTTTCATTTTCTTCAAGGATGTCAG ACATGCTTTCAAACTGGACGAACTGGGATCAGAGATAGCACAAATTGCTTTGCCTGCGGCACTGGCTTTGACAGCCGACCCTATTGCTTCTCTTGTTGACACAGCATTCATTGGCCAAATTG GTGCTGTGGAACTGGCTGCTGTAGGAGTCTCTATTGCTTTATTCAATCAAGTCTCAAGAATTGCAATATTCCCCCTTGTTAGCGTCACGACCTCCTTCGTGGCCGAGGAAGATACAATTGGAAGAGTGAGCTCTGAAGCACAAGAAAGTGATTACGTGGAAACAGGTTCCTGTGTAGATACTGAAAGCAATGAGTTAATACCACAAAAAG AATGTATCGAGGGTACATATCAGCCAAAAACACTTGGAAGCAGTTTTGATGTCGTTAAAATTGAGCCGGAAAGAAGGCATATCCCATCAGCTTCATCAGCACTGGTTATTGGTGGCATCCTTGGTCTCCTTCAAGCCTTATTCCTGATTTCTGGAGCAAAACCTCTATTGAACTTCATGGGAATCAGTTCA GATTCACCCATGCTAAACCCTGCACAACAGTACTTGACTTTAAGGTCACTAGGTGCTCCTGCCGTTCTTCTCTCCTTAGCCATGCAAGGTGTCTTTCGAGGATTTAAAGACACAAAAACTCCTTTATATGCCACTG TGGCAGGAGATGTAGCAAACATCATTTTAGACccaatatttatgtttgttttccGTCTGGGTGTCAGTGGTGCAGCCATTGCTCATGTAATATCTCA GTACCTCATTTCCGTTATACTCTTGTGGAAGTTAATGTGTCAAGTTGACCTCTTACCTCCTAGTTTAAAACATCTTCATTTTGGTAGATTTCTAAAGAATg GTTTCCTATTGTTAATAAGGGTTATGGCTGTTACCTTCTGTATCACCCTTTCAGCATCAATGGCTGCCAGACTGGGATCAACATCAATGGCTGCATTTCAAGTATGCTTGCAGGTCTGGTTGGCGACTTCTCTTCTTGCGGATGGATTGGCTGTTGCGGGACAG GCAATACTTGCAAGTTCATTCGCAAGAAAGGACTATGAGAAGGCAACAGCCACGGCATCTCGAGTATTGCAG CTAGGATTGGTTCTAGGATTGATACTTGCTGTCATTCTTGGAGGCGGACTGAGTTTTGGAGCAAAATTATTTACCAAAGATGTCGATGTCCTCCGCCTCATTGGTACGGGCATTCCA TTTGTTGCAGCTACTCAGCCCATCAATTCTTTAGCATTTGTTTTTGACGGTGTCAACTTTGGAGCATCTGATTTTGCATATTCAGCCTTCTCGTTG GTTCTTGTAGCTATTGTCAGCATTATATGTTTATGTATTCTCTCATCCACTCATGGATTCATCGGACTCTGGATATCTCTGACGATATATATGAGTCTTCGAGCTTTTGCTGGATTTTGGAG GATAGGGACAGGAACAGGGCCTTGGAAGTTTCTGAGGGGCTGA